From the Ignavibacteriales bacterium genome, the window CGAAGGACTTTCCACGCTTTTAATAGAAAGATATGCAGTTGGAGGGCAGGCGGGTTCGAGTTCACTGATAGAAAATTATCTCGGATTTCCGCATGGTATCAGCGGTGTTGAGCTTGCAGAGCTAGCCCGCCAGCAAGCAATAAAGTTTGGTACGGAATTAATTCTTTTCCAGGAAGGAATAAAAGGGTTTTATAAGGATGATATGGTTGCAATTCAAACCAGGCAGGGTGAAGAGATATTAGCTAAAAGTGTTATTTGTGCCACAGGAGTTAATTACAGAAAGTTGGGATTAGATGAAGAGAAAAAATATCTGAACAAAGGTGTTTATTATGGCGCGGGAATGGGAGAAGGTCCTTTTTGCGTGAATGAGCATGTATTTGTTGTCGGCGGTGGTAACTCAGCCGGGCAGGCAGTAATGCATCTTGCGCATTACGCAAAACAAGTAACGATGGTAGTGCGGTCCGGCAACCTCGCGGAATCACTTTCACAATACCTGATAAACCGCATCGAAACAAAGGATAACGTGGATGTGTTGTATAATTCTAATATAACCGGGCTATACGGCGACAATCATCTGGAATCAATAGAGGTAACATCCGACGGTAAAAAATCCGAGTATAAAACGGGGAGAGTTTTTGTTTGTATAGGAGGAACACCTAATGTAGAGTACACAACGGAAAATGATTTTGAAGCTGATGACGGTGGATATCTTCTTACCGGGCATGACATACTAACTGAAGGGAAACCCGGTGTGTGGAACCACGACCGGCATCCTTACCATCTGGAAACGAGCCAGCGGGGAGTATTTGCAGTGGGTGATCTGAGGCATAATTCAATTAAACGCGTGGCTTCAGCTGTGGGTGAGGGGGCTATAGTTATTTCATTCGTTCATAAATATCTTAAGGAAATGGGATACGTAAATGCGTAAGTTAGACCTTAAGCGATTTTATTTGTTTTAATAACCAGGATTTTACACCGAAATAGTTATTTTTCATTTTTTCGGTATTCGTTCGTAGTTTTTCCTTTTCGTAGTTTATCTCAGTTTTTTGTTTCACCGACAACCGTAGCTTTATTAGCGCTGAAGTGCTGTCCAGGAAGTTCTTGATCCCTTTCTGCATTTCCCCAATGGCTATCTCTTTTTTCAAGTATTCTTTTGCTGTTTTTATCAGATTCAATCCGTCCTCATAATATCCTATCTCGTAGTAGATCCTGAGTAACATAATATAAACCTGTATCTGCATTATAAAAATGTTGAAGTTAACCTTGTAAATGAGTTCCATTGCCTTTTCGAGATTTCCTTTAAGATATTCCATATATCCATACGAAAAATTTAGCGCGTCCGTTTTGACGTCATCGATCAGGTCATGCTTCATTTTATCCATGAATTTTTCCGCCCATTCAAATTCACCGACGCTTGCCGCATTCTTTACCACGGCTATAAAATCCGGATAAAGAATCTTTCCGAGCGGTATAATACCTTTGTCGAGGTGAAACTTATCCAGTTCAAAACAATCACGAAGATATTTTTTGTCCATTGTTCTTGCAAAATTTACAACTGTGTATGATCTCATGTAGGTAAAAAGCATATATATGTCACCCCGGTTCAGATTGTCATAATACTTATCCCTGAGTTCCTGAAGGATATTGTAATATTTGTATTCACCTGT encodes:
- a CDS encoding FAD-dependent oxidoreductase, which encodes MNYQPGTKALVYGQSVSPEAYETRDYLGRLVVHHDWIEVDTDEESVKMFGKPLKEVQYPVVICPRGEVLYKPSKKQMAEHMGWTFTPSRKEYDVLILGAGPAGLSAAVYASSEGLSTLLIERYAVGGQAGSSSLIENYLGFPHGISGVELAELARQQAIKFGTELILFQEGIKGFYKDDMVAIQTRQGEEILAKSVICATGVNYRKLGLDEEKKYLNKGVYYGAGMGEGPFCVNEHVFVVGGGNSAGQAVMHLAHYAKQVTMVVRSGNLAESLSQYLINRIETKDNVDVLYNSNITGLYGDNHLESIEVTSDGKKSEYKTGRVFVCIGGTPNVEYTTENDFEADDGGYLLTGHDILTEGKPGVWNHDRHPYHLETSQRGVFAVGDLRHNSIKRVASAVGEGAIVISFVHKYLKEMGYVNA